One Paraburkholderia caballeronis genomic window, ACTTCCAGCACGAACGCATCGACGGCGCTCACGCGCGAGCCGAGGAAGTACAGCGCAAGCCAGATCTCGAACGCGGTCGCCACGCACTGCAGCGTCTGCCACACGAACAGATAACGGAGCACGACGCCGGATTGCCGCCAGATCAGCTTCACCGACTGGTCGATCCGCGTCGAGCGGCCGACCAGTCCGTACACCTTGCCGCCCGTCACGCGGTTCAGCACGCGCGCGATGCGCTCGAACGGCTTCGCGTGCTGAACCAGCGCGAACAGCAACAGCAGCGGCGCCGCCGCCGTGATCGCGAACGCCAGTTGGCCGACGACGCGCAGCGTGCCGGACGATGCCTCATGCAGCAGGAACCCGACGCCCGCGAGCGCGAACAGCAGCTGGCTGATCAACGTGAGCTGCATGTCCGCGACGAGGCTCGCGACCGCCGTTTCGGGCCGCACGCCCTGCGCGCCGAGCAGACGGAACGACACGATCTCGCCGCCGATCCGCGCGACCGGCAGCAGGCCGTTCACCGATTCGCGGATCCACACGAGCTTCAGCATCGTCGCGAACCGTGGGCGCTGCGCGCGCCGGATCAGCGAACGCCAGTCCAGTGCGTTCGCCGCCATCGGCACGACGTGCGCGAGCGCCGCGAGCACGAGCCCCGCGCCCGCGCCGCGCATCAGCCGGAACACGTCGCCGGGATGATCGCGCATGAACAGCCAGATCGCCGCCGCGAGACCGCACAACGCGGCGGCGCGTCCAAGAGATTTCATCGATGCGGCCTCGCAGGGCGGGCAGGCGCGCCGCGAAACAATCGGCCAGTCGGGTCCGGCATCGGTCAATCGTTCCGCAGCGGATAAAGCTGGCCTTTCCCGTCGACGCCGAAGTCGACGCCGCGCCACACGACGCGGGCGGAAAGGAAGCTGGTCACGAAAATCGCAAAGGACACGATATCGGAGATCGGCAGCACCCACAACCCGCGGGGCCGCTCGCCGGCCACGCGATCGACCTGCCATTTCAGCAGAGCGCGCGCGACGAGCGCGAACGCCACGAGCGGCCACGACCAGTCCGCGCCGCCGGACAGCAGCGCCGCGAGCAGCGCGAACGCGAGCGGATAGATCAGCGCCGAGCCGAGGTGGCCGAGCCGGTCCACCGCGCGTATCGTGCGGCTCCAGCGCAGTTCGTGCGAGAACAGCCGCGCGAAGGTCGTCTCGACGCATGCGTGCCGGACGAGGAACGGCGGAATCGCGACCGTCGCGCCGGTGCTGCGGATCGCCTCGCCGATCGCGTTGTCCTCCGCGAGATGCGACGCGAACCGCGACAGTCCGCCGATGCGTTCGAGCATGTCGCGCGTCATCGCGATCGTCTGCCCGAAGCACGGTCGCGCGCGCCCGATCGCGAGGCCCGCGATGACACCCGGCACGAACTGGTAGTTCGTCGCCGCTGCCGAAAGACGCGGCCAGAAACCCGGCTGGCACAGCCCGCGATACAGGCACGTGACGAGCCCGACGCCCGGCTGCTGAAGCTCGCCGACCACGTTGCGCAGGAAGTCCGGCGCGGCGGTCACGTCGCTGTCGGTGAAGCACAGCACGTCGTGCTGCGCGACCGGCAGCATGTTAATCAGGTTGCTGATCTTGCGGTTCAGCCCATGCAGGCGCGGATCGGCGACGACCGTCACGTGCGCGTGCGGATAACGCCGCTGCAACGCGTCGACCGCATTCAACGCAGCGTCGCCCGGATCGTGCACGCCGAACAGGAACTGCACCGGCCCTGGGTAGTCCTGCTCGAAAAAACTGGCGAGGTTGTGTTCGAGGTTCCACTCGTCGCCGTGCAGCGGCTTCACCAGCGTGACCGATGGAAACGTGGCCGGCACGGGCGCGGAACGCGAGAAGAAGCGACCGACGAGCAGCGTGGTCAACGACGTGTAGACGATGCCGAGCACCGCGCAGACGCCGCACGCGACGGCCAGCGCGGCGCAGCCATGCGCGGCCGCGCGAGCGACGGCCGACGCCGGAAAACTCGCGGCCAGCGCGACAACGAGCGCCGCGCCGACCGCGAAACACATCGCGGTGCGGCGCGCGTGGTGCGGCCTGTTCGTCCCGCCGCCGGGGCTGCGCGCGTTCATCACGCCTCGTGCGCGCGCAGGAAGCGGAAGAACTCGACGCCTTCGCGCAGGCGTCGCTGCATCATCTCCCAACTCGTCAGCATCTCGCGCACGATCTCCCAGATCTTCGACGGGCGGAAATAGAACTCGCGGTAGAACGCCTCAAGCTGGTGATAGATGTCCTCGCGCGACAGATGCGGATAACCGATCGCCGCCAGTTGAACCCCCTCCTTGCTCACCAGGTTGACGACCTTGTTCTCTTCGAGCCAGCCGTTCTCCACCGCCTGCCTGTAGAGCGTCGTGCCCGGATACGGCGCGGCCAGCGACACCTGGATCGTGTGCGGATTGATTTCCTTCGCGTAGTCGATCGTCTTGCGGATCGTGTCCTGCGTCTCGCCCGGCAGCCCGAGAATGAACGTGCCGTGAATCTTGATGCCGAGCTTGTGGCAGTCCGCGTTGAAGCGGCGCGCGAAATCCGTGCGCAAGCCCTTCTTGATGTTGACCAGAATCTGGTCGTCGCCCGACTCGTAACCGACCAGCAGCAATCGCAGACCGTTGTCCTTCATCACCTTCAGCGTGTCGTACGGCACATTCGCCTTCGCGTTGCACGACCATGTGACGCCGAGCTTGCCCAACCCGCGCGCGATCTCCTCGACGCGCGGCAGGTCGTCGGTGAAGGTGTCGTCGTCGAACATGATCTCCTTCACTTCCGGCAGGTTGTCGCGAATCCACGTCACCTCTTCGAGCACGCTCGCGACCGAACGCGTGCGGTAACGATGCCCGCCGACCGTCTGCGGCCACAGGCAGAATGTGCAGCGCGACTTGCAGCCGCGTCCGGTGTAGATCGACACGTATGGATAGTTCAGATAGCCGATGAAGTAGTTTTTGATTTTCAGGTCGCGCTTGTAGACCGGCGCGACGAACGGCAGTTCGTCCATGTCCTCGATCATCGGCCGCGCCGCGTTGTGCTCGATCGAGCCATCCTGCGCGCGATACGACAGGCCGAGGATCTCGCTGAACGGCCTGCCCTCCGCGATCTCCTGGCAGGTGTAGTCGAACTCCTCGCGGCACACGAAGTCGATCGCGTCGGTTGCGGTCAGCGAGTTGTGCGGATCGACCGCGACCTTCGCGCCGACCATCCCGATGAGCGTCGCCGGACGGCGCTTCTTCAGCTCCTGTGCGAACATCGCGTCGCTCGGGAACGACGGCGTGCTGGTGTGGATGATCACGAGGTCGTAGTCGTCCGCGATCCTCAGCGTATCCGCGACCGACAGGCCATCGGCCGGCGCGTCGAGCACGCGGCTGCCGGGGACCATCGCGGCGGGCTGCGCGAGCCACGTCGGATACCAGAACGAGCGGATCTCGCGTTTCGCCTGGTAGCGCGAGCCAGCGCCGCCGTCGAAGCCGTCGTACGAAGGGGCCTGCAAAAACAGCGTTTTTTTCGTCATTGGAAAATACCCAGTGGATTGCGGCCGCCCGCGCACGGCTCAAGTCGCGGCGAATTCAAGACGCCTGCGGTTGAGCCGAACATGGAAAATAACGAGCACGCGCCGCGGGCAGTCGGCCGACACCGACACGGTCCGGCACGGCGCATCGCTGACGACGGCATGACGGCTTTCGACAGCGGAACGGAACGCGAAACCGGCGACATTGCGCGCGACGACGAGCGTCACGGCGACGGCAATCAATACGCCGATGCGAAAGGGAAAAGACTGGAACACGTGTTCGGGGACGTCGAACACGCAAAGCGCAACGATAACGACAGCATCGATAAAGGTCGCTGCAAGCGACGCCACAAGCAGATAAGCCCGCAGCATTTCCACCGTCGATGGCTTCATAGGGTTGCCCGGTCAGCGCAAGATTACGGATGATCGACAGGCCTTTCGCGACACTTGCGATTCGCCTTCTGCCGGCGAAAAAATCGTACGTGCGCTCAATGACCTGTGTGTGAAACGTCCGCGATGCTAGCGGTCATTTCTGATGGGATGCTTAAGCGAACGCCATGCATGCAACGAACGTTCGACCGGCGGATCAGGCGGCCGTTTACGTGTTGCATATCGTGGTGGTGGTGATGGCGGCGGCGCAGGCGTGCGCGCCCGATCCGGTTGTCCGCACGCTGCGAGGTCGGCGTGAGATCGATGTATGTCGATGCTGAATTGTGCGATCGCGATGACGACCGATCGCATCGCGTGATGCGCGCCTGGGTTACTGGCAGATCCATTACAACGAGTTGACTACTGTGTTGCGCGCTCATCCATTGCGTCGATAGCGCCAGCTATTCGCGTGGCAACTAACAACACCATGCGACATGCTTGCTTCACGCCGAGGCCGTCGCGCGCTTCGCACGCCGGCTGCCGCGCTTCGGCGTCGCGCCGGAAACCGGCGCGACAACCGCACGGGTCTGCAACAGCGTCTCGCGGAAACTGCCGACGAGCGGCCGCAGATTCACGCGATGCCACGCGGCCCACAGCGGCGTCCGGTAGCTGAACCACGGCAGTTCGTGCAGCACCACGCCGTCCGGCGCCTGGTGGCGCAGGCTCTGCTGGATCATCGTCACGCCGAGCCCGGCCGCGACGAGGCCGAGCGCCGCGAGCGGCTCGGTCGCCTGCATCGTGATGTCCGGCGTGAAACCGGCCTTCGCGCACGCGGCGACGAAAAGATCGTGCCGCAGCGCGGTTTCCTTGTGCATCACGCCGATCCACTTCTGCGCGGCAAGGTCGTCCGGCGTGAACTGCTTCGCGCGCGCAAACGGATGACCGTCCGGCACCGCGAGCAGCATCGGGTCGTTCAGCACCTGCGCGCAGTCGAGATCGGGATCGTCGGTAGCGGGCGGCTCGCAGACGAGCGCGATGTCGAGACTGCGCTGACGCAGCCCTTCGAGCTGTTCCGCCGAATGATAGTTGTACAGCGCGATATGCACGGCGGGCCGTTGCGCGCGCAACGCGCGCAGCGCATTCGGCAGCACGCCCGAATGCATTGCGTTTTCGAGGTAGCCGATGCACAGGCCGCCCTCGTCGCCGCGGCCGAGCCGCCGCGCGAGCGATTCGAGCCGGTTCGCGTGCGTGAGAAACGCCTGCGCTTCCGCCAGGAACGTGCGCCCATCCGCCGTCAGGCGAATGCGCTGCTGCGAGCGTTCGAACAACGTCAGCCCGAGCCGCTCTTCGAGCTGCGCGATCTGCCGGCTGAGCGGCGACTGCGAAATGTGCAGGCGTTCGGCCGCGCGCCCGACGTGCTCTTCCTCGGCGACCGCGACGAAATAATGGAGTTGGCGAATGTCCAGCATGTCAGACCTCCAAGGACTCAAGTTCCGCATATTATGTCTTGGACAGACGCAAGCCCGCAACCTAGACTGCACGCACTCCCTTCTTTCCTGGAGCAGTCAATCATGAGCATCAAGGACAAATTGCCCGCCGGCACCGTGCTCGGTTTCGGCACCGCGCCGCTCGGCAACATGTTTCGCAATATCCCGGACGCGGAGGCGGCCGCGACCGTCGACGCCGCGTGGCAGCACGGCATCCGCTACTTCGACACCGCGCCGTTCTACGGCGCGGGGCTCGCCGAACTGCGGCTCGGCGACGCGCTCGCCGCGCATCGGCGCGACGACTACGTGCTGAGCACCAAGGTCGGCCGCGTGATCCTCGACGAGGTCGAGGACACCAGCGCGCGCGACCTCGGTGAAAAAGGCGGCCTGTTCGAATTCGGCCGCCCGAACCGGATGGTCAACGACTATTCGGCCGACGCGACGCTGCGCTCGATCGACGACAGCCTGAAGCGTCTGCGCACCGATCGGCTCGACATCGTCTGGGTGCACGACATGGCGCAGGACTTCTACGGCGACGAATGGCTCGCGCAGTTCGAGATCGCGCGCAAGGGCGCGTTCCGCGTGCTGACGCGGCTGCGCGAAGAAGGCGTGATCCGCGCATGGGGTCTCGGCGTGAACCGCGTCGAGCCGTGCGAACTGACGCTCGATCTCGCGGAAGCGAACCCGGACGGCTTCCTGCTGGCCGGCCGCTACACGCTGCTCGACCACGAACGCGCATTGCAGCGGCTGATGCCGGGCGCGCTCGCCCAGAACGTCGAGATCGTCGTCGGCGGGCCTTACAGCTCGGGCGTGCTCGCGGGCGGCACGCACTTCGAATATCAGCAGGCGTCGCCGGAGATTCTCGCGAAGGTCGAGCGCATCCGCGCGATCGCCGCGCGTTACGGGGTGCCGGTCAAGGCGGCCGCGCTGCGCTTCTCGCTCGCGCATCCGGCGACTGCCGCGGTGATTCCGGGCGCGAGCCGTCCGGAACGGATCGCCGAGGATCAGGCCGCGCTGAAGGTCGAGATTCCGGCGGACTTCTGGCGCGAAATGCGCGAACAGGAACTCGTCGCGGCGAATGCGCCGCTGCCGATCGATCGTTGAAAGGAGACCTGCGATGGCACAAGCCCATGCAAGCATCGAGGTGCCGGTCTCGCCGGATACCGTGTGGCAACTGATCGGCGGCTTCGGCTCGCTGCCGGACTGGCTGCCGTATATTCCGGATAGCGAACTGTCCGACGGCGGACGCGTGCGGCGGCTCGCGAATCCGGACGGCGACGCGATCGTCGAGCGGCTCGTCGCATTCGACGATGCGGATCGCAGCTATAGCTATGCGATCCTCCAGGCGCCGTTTCCGGTGACGGGCTATCGCGCGACGCTGCGCGTGCGGGCAACGGACGACGCGGCGCGCGCAAAGGTCGAATGGTCGGGCAGTTTTACGCCGGTCGGCATCAGCGACGATGACGCGAGCCGGTTGTTCCAGCGCATCTACGAGGAAGGGCTCGGTGCGCTTGCGAAGCGGCTGGGCGCGGGCGACTAGAGCGACATGGAACAGGACTGCAAAAAGCAGCCCTGTTCTATCGACTGTGCCGAACACCGTACTCCGTCAATTCGGCGGCGGCGGCAATGACCGGCTGCGCAAATGCAACGCCCCGGCGAGCGGCGATTTCGGTTCGCTGACGAGCGTCGTCACCAGAATGCCGACGAGCGATACGATCACGAGCAGATACGCGGTATGAAGATAAGTGATCTGCCGTTTGTACCGCGCGGTGAACGTCGGCGCGAAGTCCTTCATCCGGCGCGAGAACACGCCGATCGGATTGTGCGAAATCGCGCGATACCGTTCGCTGTTGCGCGCGTAGATGAGCCGCATCGACTCCTCGACGCGGCCCGACTGGATCTGCTCGGTCGTGCGCGACACTTCCTTCACGCGATAATAGAACAACGGCTTCTTCACGAGCCGCACCTCGGACTGCGGATCGAGCAGGCGCACGTAGAACTCCCAGTCCTCGAAGCCGTGAACCATCTCCTCCGAATAACCGCCGGACCGCTCGAACGCGTCACGCCGAAAGACCGCCGAATTCACGAGCATGTTCTGAAGTAGCAGCTTCTCGTACGAATAGTCGGGCAGTCGCCAGATGCGATTCTTCGCGCCGAAGAGACGCGTGCGGCAGTGAACCAGCGTCGCGGCGGGATGCCTGCCGAAGCAGTCCATCACGGATGCCAGGAAGTCCGGGTGGAGCCGGTCGTCGCCGTCGAGCGGCAGGAAGTAGCTGCCCGTCGCATGCGCGAAGCCCAGGTTGCGCGACGCGGCGACGCCGCTGTTCGGCTTGTGGATGTAGCGGAATCGCGGGTCGCTCTGGACGAACGACGCGATGATGTCGGCGGAACCGTCGGTCGAACCGTCGTCCACGACGATGCACTCCCAGTCGCGATAGCCCTGCGCCGCGACCGATTGCAGCGTTTCCCCGATGAATCGTTCCTGGTTGAAGCAGGGAACGACGATTGAAACCTTACCCGTGCTGGACATGTTGTCGTCTGTCTTCGTTTTTTTCCTGCCGGCGCGCGGGCGGTCTGTCCCGTCGATTTTTCTGCTGGCAAGCCCCGTAGCTGCGCATTGTACCGCCGTACCGCCGAGTGATCGCCCGGAATCGGGCTTCGGCTCAACGGCCGCCGCGCGGCGCGATGGCCGCGGTATCCGGCTGGCCGCTTCGCGTCACGGGCTTTTTCTTTCGCCAGGCTTTCACATCCACTGCCGCCCCGCAACGAATGCGACATCGTCATCATGATGGTTTGCATCGGCCCGTGCGTGCATGCGCTCGCGATCCCCGGCTGACGCCGAATGCGGCACGAGCGCGCCAGCCGCTACAATCCCCCGACACCCAATCACCCTCACCCGGAGCCACCATGCCGTACATGATCGAAACGTGGGACAAGCCGAACCATGCACACGTGCGCGAACGCGAGCGGCCCGCGCATCTCGCGTTCCTCGCGCAACACACTGAGAAGCTGCTCGCGTGCGGCCCGAAGCTGAACGACGACGGCCAGGGCGCGCACGGCAGCCTCTATGTGCTCGACGTCGACACGCGCGACGAAGCGGAGCGCTTCATCGCCGCCGATCCGTACGCGCTGGCCGAGCTTTTCGAGCGCGTGTCGGTCGTCCGCTGGCGCAAGGCTTATCTCGACGGCCGCAGCTATCTGTAATCGTTCGCTGTCGTGGCGCCCCGAAACCGGCTCGACGACAGTCCATCGAACAACGACACCAGGCGCACGGCGCAAACGTCCCGCGCAGCGCGCCTGGCAAAGACCCTGGCCCGCTCCCGCCGGCCCGCGATCCTTGCGCTCGCTCACCCTATCCGTTTTGATAGCTAGCCAGTGCCCGCTGCTGTCCTACAGTGCTATCAGAACGACAAGAAACAAACCACTATCGACCGTTGCGGGGCGTCACCATGACATTCGTCGACCAGGAAATCGCGCACATCACGAACGCGATGGCCATCTCGTTGCAGGGGCTCGCGGAAACCGGCGTGCCGGTGCTGCCCGCCGCCTACTGGCGAGAACGCATCCACAAGCTGATGGACGGGAATCATCTGGTGCACGGCCAGCTATGCGCGGTGGACACGCTGCTGCGCCAGCTGGACGGCTTCGAGGCGGTCCAGCGCTGGTCGATGCCGGCCGGCAACGCCGCGTGACCTGATGGACGAAGCGCGCGGCGCAAGCAACCTGCCGCCGCCACGCGCTTGCGACTACATGGATGTAAACGCCTGATCGCGAGCGGCAACCTCGCGGCGCTCAGTGCTGCACGCCCCAGCGGCGCACGGTCAGCCGCTCCAGCGTGTCGAACACCAGATGCTCGACGAGCAGCCCGATCAGGATCACCGCCGCGAGGCCCGCGAACACGCGATCGGTGTAAAGCTCATTACGGTTCTGAAAGATGTACCAGCCGAGGCCGCCATTGCCGCTGCTCGCGCCGAACACCAGTTCCGCCGCGATCAGCGTGCGCCACGCGAACGCCCAGCCGACCCGCAGCCCCGCGAGGATCGACGGCAGCGCGGCCGGCACGAGGATCAGCACGACATGGCGCAGCCCGGTCAGCCCGTAGTTGCGGCCGGTCATCCGCAGCGTCTGCGGCACCGCCTGGAAACCCGAATACGTGTTCAGCGCGAGCGGCCACAGCACCGCATGCACGAGTACGAACAGCAGACTGCCGGTGCCGAGCCCGAACCACAGCAGCGCGAGCGGGAGCAGCGCGATCGACGGCAGCGGGTTGAACATCGCGGTCAGCATCGACAGCAGATCGCGGCCGATGCGCGTCGACACCGCAAGCGACGTCAGCACGAACGCGCACGCGACGCCGAGCAGATAACCGCGCAGCAGCACCGACATCGACACGGCGGTTTTCTGCAACAACTCGCCCGACAGGACGCCCTGCACGAACGCGACCGCGGTCGCGCCGAACGTCGGCAGCAGCAGGTCGTTGTCCATCGCGCGCGCGAGCGCCTCCCATGCGCCGATCAGCACCAGCGCGATCAGCGCCTTGCGCAGCCACGACTGCGATGCGAGCCGCTTCGCGAACGGCAGCGGCGTCTCCACCGCGAGGTCGCCGACCGGCTCCAGCGGCCGCTCGTATTCGGCGCGCACCGGCGGCGTCAGCGGATGAGGCGTGCTCATGACGCGGCTCCCGTTTCCTCGAACAGCAAACGATGAATGTGCGCAACGCTGTCACGGAACGTGTCCTGACCGGCGCTGTCGTGCGTGTATTGATGGCTGTTCAGTTCCGCGCGCACGCGCCCCGGGTGCGGCGACAGCAGCAGGATCCGGTTGCCGACGATCAGCGCCTCCTCGATCGAATGCGTGACGAACAGCAGCGTGAAGCGCACGTCGTCCCACAGGCGCAGCAGTTCCTCCTGCATCTTGCGGCGCGTGAGCGCGTCGAGCGCGGCGAACGGCTCGTCCATCAGCAGCACGCGCGGCTGCATCGCGAGCGCGCGCGCAATTGCGACGCGCTGCTTCATGCCGCCGGACAGCGTATGCGGATAGGCATTCGCAAACGACGCGAGCCCGACCTTCTCCAGATAGTGCAGCGCCAGCCCGTTCGCTTCCGTGCGGCCGAGCTTCTTCGCGACGCGCAGCGGAAATGCCACGTTCTGCAGCACCGTTTTCCACGGCGGCAACTGGTCGAATTCCTGGAACACCACGATCCGGTCCGCCCCCGGCCCGCGCACCGGCTCGCCGCCGAGCGAGATCGTGCCGGACACCGGCGGGATAAACCCCGCGACCGCCTTCAGCAACGTGGACTTGCCGCAGCCCGACGGCCCGAGCAGCACGAAGCGGTCGCCACCGTACACGTCGAAGCTGACGTTGTGCGTCGCGCGCACGATGCGTTCGCGGGTCCGGTATTCGAGGCTCACGCGATCGACCGACAGCAGCCGGCCGCTGGCTGCGGCGGCCGCCGCGGCAGCGGTCGCAGCCGTCGCCGCGGGAACGGTAAGCGGCGTGGAATCGATGAAAGCGGCCGAAGCGGAAGCGCCCATCACTGCGCTCCCGGCCGCGTGTTGCCGGCGATAACTGACGCTATGACTTTCACGATGAGGATATGGCAGACGAAAAACGACACGATACGGCCGCGCCGGGCGTCGCCCAACCAATGTTTCCGCATATTCAATACGCGGCGACGCATAAGCGTCGGTATCGGCTGTCTCGCAACCGATACGTCCGCCGCGACGGCCAAATCGCGGCGGACGCAGTGGGCTTTCAACTTCCCGACGCGGTCGCCGGATCGTCGAAGAAGTAGTCCTTCCACGACTTCGGCTCGTTGCGGATCGCGCCGACCCGATACATGAACTGCGCGAGCGGATATGTATTCTGCGGCGCGACCTTGAACTGCACCTGCGGGTTGCGGATCACCGACAGCAGCAGGTTGCGGTCGGTCTTCGCCTGGTTCACGCGGATGTAGATGTCCGCGGCGGCTTCCGGATTCGCGGCGATGAAGCTCGCCGCATCCGCGAGGCCGTTCACGAACGCGCGATACGTCTTCGGATTCTCGTTGCGGAACTTCTCGGTCGCATACAGCACGGTCGCCGAGCTGGGGCCGCCGAGCACGTCGTACGAGTTCAGCACGATGTGCGCCTTCGGATTGCCGGCCAGTTCCTGCTCCTGGAACGGCGGGTTGCCGAAGTGACCGGTGATCTCGGTGCCGCCCGCGATGATCGCGGCGGTCGCGTCCGGATGCGGGACCGCGACGGTCAGCTTGTCGAGCCGGTCGTATTCCTTGTCGCCCCAGCGTTTCGCGGCGGCGAACTGCAATACGCGCGACTGCACCGACACCGACACGGCCGGCAGCGCGATGCGGTCCTTGTCGGTGAAGTCGGCGATCGTCTTCACGTTCGGATTGTTCGATACGAGGTAATAAGGCAGGTTGCCGAGCGACGCGACGCCCTTCACGTTCTGCCGGCCGTGGGTGCGGTCCCAGATCGTCAAGAGCGGACCGACGCCCGCGCCGGCGATGTCAACCGAGCCGCTCAGCAGCGCGTCGTTGACGGCCGAGCCGCCGGACAGCTTCACCCAGTCCACCTTGATGTCGAGCCCTTCCTTGCGGCCTTCCTTCTCGATCAGTTGCTGGTCGCGCGCGACGTTCAGCAGCAGATACACGATGCCGAACTGTTCGGCCACGCGGATGGTCCCTTCCGCATGCGCATCCGGCGCGACGCCGAGGCCCGCGGCCAGGGTGGACACGGCGAGCAGCGCGGCCGCGAACCGGCGCGCGGCGACGCGGCGGCCAGAGAAAGGTCGAACGGTGGACAGCATCGGGGCTCCAGGGAATTTATCGGGAATGTCGGCGGCGCAGCCGAGCGGACATCCGCGCAGCGCGGCCGGTTCGGGTGTCGGGCGGCTTCGTGGCATCACGCCGCCCGATCGATAGCGGGCAACCTCGCGCGCCAGCGTCTGCGGAATTTACGGTTCGCGCGCGGCGACGGTCAACGAAGCAAATCCGATACGCTTATCTGCTGAAACGATAAACGGCGTGCTGAAGCGACCCGCCCGTTCCGCAGAACCTGCGAACCTTCTTCGATAACCGGTTTCTGTCCGCATCGCTTAGCAACGCACGATAAGTTATTTGCCGGCGCGCAGCCCGCTCCCTACGATGCGAACCGTGTTCCACTCCACACGCACCGCATTCATGATGAAGAAAAGCATTCTCAGCCCGATCCTCGCCACGCTGCTGTTCGGCTTCGGCGTTTCGCTCGTTCAATCGTCGCAGGCCGCGGAGCAGACGATCCGCGTCGGCATCATGTCCGGCGAGGACGAGGACGTCTGGCGCGTGGTCGCGGCGAACGCGGCGAAGCACGGGCTCGCGGTGAAGGTGACGACGTTCTCCGACTACACGCAGCCGAACGAGGCGCTGTCCGGCCGCGATCTCGACGCGAACTCATTCCAGCACAAGCCGTATCTCGACGCGCAGGTGAAGGCGCGCGGCTACCACATCGTGCCGGTGGGTTATACCTACGTGCAGCCGATCGGCCTCTACTCGGTCAAGGTGAAGTCGGTCGCCGACCTGCCGAACGGCGCGACGATCGGCGTGCCGAACGACCCGAGCAACGAAGGGCGCTCGCTGCTTCTGCTGCAGGCGCAGGGTCTCATCACGCTGAGCCCGAACGTCGGCCTGCTGCCGACCGCGCGCGACATCGCGCAGAATCCGAAGAACATCAAGATCAAGGAACTCGACGCGGGCATCGTCGGCCGCGCGATCGGCGACCTGGACGCGGCGGTCGTCAACACGGACTGGGCGATCAAGGCGGGCATCAAGATTCCGCAGCAGCGGATCGCGCAGGAACAGGTGCCCGGCAATCCGTATCGCAACTTCATCGCGGTGAACGAGAAGGATGCGAACGCGCCGTGGGTGCATGCGCTCGTCGAGAGCTATCAGCAGCCCAACGTGGCCGCCGAGATTCTGAGCGTCTATCACGGCG contains:
- a CDS encoding YciI family protein, which codes for MPYMIETWDKPNHAHVRERERPAHLAFLAQHTEKLLACGPKLNDDGQGAHGSLYVLDVDTRDEAERFIAADPYALAELFERVSVVRWRKAYLDGRSYL
- a CDS encoding ABC transporter substrate-binding protein → MLSTVRPFSGRRVAARRFAAALLAVSTLAAGLGVAPDAHAEGTIRVAEQFGIVYLLLNVARDQQLIEKEGRKEGLDIKVDWVKLSGGSAVNDALLSGSVDIAGAGVGPLLTIWDRTHGRQNVKGVASLGNLPYYLVSNNPNVKTIADFTDKDRIALPAVSVSVQSRVLQFAAAKRWGDKEYDRLDKLTVAVPHPDATAAIIAGGTEITGHFGNPPFQEQELAGNPKAHIVLNSYDVLGGPSSATVLYATEKFRNENPKTYRAFVNGLADAASFIAANPEAAADIYIRVNQAKTDRNLLLSVIRNPQVQFKVAPQNTYPLAQFMYRVGAIRNEPKSWKDYFFDDPATASGS
- a CDS encoding ABC transporter permease — its product is MSTPHPLTPPVRAEYERPLEPVGDLAVETPLPFAKRLASQSWLRKALIALVLIGAWEALARAMDNDLLLPTFGATAVAFVQGVLSGELLQKTAVSMSVLLRGYLLGVACAFVLTSLAVSTRIGRDLLSMLTAMFNPLPSIALLPLALLWFGLGTGSLLFVLVHAVLWPLALNTYSGFQAVPQTLRMTGRNYGLTGLRHVVLILVPAALPSILAGLRVGWAFAWRTLIAAELVFGASSGNGGLGWYIFQNRNELYTDRVFAGLAAVILIGLLVEHLVFDTLERLTVRRWGVQH
- a CDS encoding ABC transporter ATP-binding protein, with translation MGASASAAFIDSTPLTVPAATAATAAAAAAAASGRLLSVDRVSLEYRTRERIVRATHNVSFDVYGGDRFVLLGPSGCGKSTLLKAVAGFIPPVSGTISLGGEPVRGPGADRIVVFQEFDQLPPWKTVLQNVAFPLRVAKKLGRTEANGLALHYLEKVGLASFANAYPHTLSGGMKQRVAIARALAMQPRVLLMDEPFAALDALTRRKMQEELLRLWDDVRFTLLFVTHSIEEALIVGNRILLLSPHPGRVRAELNSHQYTHDSAGQDTFRDSVAHIHRLLFEETGAAS
- a CDS encoding glycosyltransferase family 2 protein codes for the protein MSSTGKVSIVVPCFNQERFIGETLQSVAAQGYRDWECIVVDDGSTDGSADIIASFVQSDPRFRYIHKPNSGVAASRNLGFAHATGSYFLPLDGDDRLHPDFLASVMDCFGRHPAATLVHCRTRLFGAKNRIWRLPDYSYEKLLLQNMLVNSAVFRRDAFERSGGYSEEMVHGFEDWEFYVRLLDPQSEVRLVKKPLFYYRVKEVSRTTEQIQSGRVEESMRLIYARNSERYRAISHNPIGVFSRRMKDFAPTFTARYKRQITYLHTAYLLVIVSLVGILVTTLVSEPKSPLAGALHLRSRSLPPPPN
- a CDS encoding MetQ/NlpA family ABC transporter substrate-binding protein, with product MMKKSILSPILATLLFGFGVSLVQSSQAAEQTIRVGIMSGEDEDVWRVVAANAAKHGLAVKVTTFSDYTQPNEALSGRDLDANSFQHKPYLDAQVKARGYHIVPVGYTYVQPIGLYSVKVKSVADLPNGATIGVPNDPSNEGRSLLLLQAQGLITLSPNVGLLPTARDIAQNPKNIKIKELDAGIVGRAIGDLDAAVVNTDWAIKAGIKIPQQRIAQEQVPGNPYRNFIAVNEKDANAPWVHALVESYQQPNVAAEILSVYHGATLPAWDGAPH